The DNA segment GGAAACGACAACGGTAACGGCGACGGTCCGTCGATGCTCGAACCCCTCGAATCGGCGATCGGAGACATCGATTTCGAAAAGATATTCGAGGGAACACAACTGGAGGACGCCTTCGACGAGGACGAGGAAAACACCGGGGTAGCGATCGGGCGCGCCCTCGGCGAGATCGCCGGTCAAAAGCTCGGCGAGATCATCGGTCGAGAGATCGCGGAGATGATCGTAAAGGAGCTATCCGAGAGCGAGGAGGACGAAGAAGGGAAAGATGAGGGAGACGAAGAGGAGGAGGACGAAGAGGAGGAGGACGAAGGGAACGGCGACGAGGAGAACGGCGACGAGGGGGACGACGAAAACGGAGCCGAGGGGGACGACGAAAACGAGGATGAGAGCGACGAGGGAGAGGACGGTGAAGACGGGTCGGACGGGGATGACTGATCACAGATGAGGGGAAGCTATCAGCTATCTCGATCATCGATCGAACCGACGGTACGACGGACCGATCGATCCGGCGGCGAGGGTCGAGAACGTACTGTACGAAGCGGGATGAACCACGGCCGTACGCGACTACTGAAGGGAGGCTCTGACACCCATGAGTGAAACCAACAACGGCGACGACGATACCGGTAGCTCGATGCTCGAGAGCGTCGACACGGAGGAACTACTCGAAGGCACGAAATTGGAAGACGCCGTCGACGAGGACGACAAGAACCTCGGCGAGGCGATCGGCCGCGCGATCGGTGCGATCATCGGCAGGCAGATCGGCGAACTGGTCGGGCGGATGGTCACGGAACGGCTCCGCGGAGGGAGCAAAGAGGACGAGGAAGAGGAAACACACGAGCTGACGGTATCGGTCGAGAACGAAGACGGCGATCCCGTTGAGAATGCGACCGTTACCGTCGAAGACGAGGACAGTGGCCTCCTGGGAAGTCTGATCGGGGGCGGTGAAACCGACGAAACCGACGAGGATGGCGAGGTGACCCTCCAGCTCCAAAGCGGTGACTACACCATCGAAGCCGACGCCGAGGGCGGCAGTGCCGAAGACGAGATGACCATTGAAGGCGACGACGAAGCGGTCTCGCTGACTATCGAGGAGGAAGGAGACGAGGACGAAGAAGACGAAGGCGAGGAAGAGGAGACCGGGGACGAAGACGAAGACGAAGGCGAGGGCGAAAGCGACGTAGACGAGGAAGAGGGGACCGAGGACGAAGACGAACGCGAGGAGACGGAGGAAGACGAGGAGTCCGAAGAGGATGAAGATGGAGACGACGACGAACCGGAGGACGATGAAGACGAGGAGGACGAAGGCGACGAAGAGGATGAAGACGACGAGGAGGAAGGCGAGGACGAGAACGGTAACGAGGACGACGAAGACGAAGAATGAGGACGTAAAAGGATGATCATAAGGAGCGCTCTATCGACGAGGTGGCGATCATGAGTAACGAGTCGATCATCGAGGCCATCGATACCGGGACGCTGCTCGAAGCCATCGACATCGGTGATCTACTCGAAGAAGCCGATCTCGGCGAGCTGGCCGAACGAGAGGACGTCAACGTGGCGATCAAGGAGATCGCCGCGGTTCTCGGTCGCGAGTTCGGGGCGGCACTCGGCCGAGAACTCGGGGAGGTCATCGCACGAGCGATCTCCGAGCGCCCCTCGATCGACGAGCTAATCGAGGACGTTAAAGGGGCGATCGGAGACGCGTTCAGGGAGCTGTTCGTGAACCCGGACGCTCGGGCGTCACTCAAGGAGGACCTCAAATCCATCGGCAAGGACCAGCTCTCCGGCGATCTCGTCGCAGACGCTGTGAGTGGTACACTCGGCGATGAGGGTGAGAGTGAAGACGAGACGGACGATGAACAAGCGGAAGAAGCCGAGGAGAGCGAGTCCGTGGACTCGGAGAGCGACGAGGAAGACGAGGAAACCGAGGAAGCGGACGAGTCGGAAGAGGAGCAGGACGCCGAGGAGTCCGAGGAAGGAGACGGTAACGAGAGCGACGGCGAAGACGACGAGGACGACGGTGACTCGCTCGGCAGCCAGATCGGCATCGGGGATGCCATCAAGGAGGGACTCAGCAGCGACGATGGCGACGAGTCGGAAGCGGACGAGGAGACCGAAGAGGACGCCGAGGAAGGAGACGGTGACGAGGGGTCGGAAGGAGACGAGGCCGCGGAGGAAGACGAAGGAGATGAGGACGAGGAAGACGAGACCGAGGACACGGACGAGGAAGACGAAGGAGATGAGGACGAGGAAGACGAGACCGAGGACACGGACGAGGAAGATGAAGAGGATGAAGAGGAAGACGAAGGAGATGAGGACGAGGGAGGCGACGAAGAGGAGGACGAGGAAGGCGAAGGAGAAGGCGACGAAGAGGAGGAAGACGAAGGAGATGAGGACGAGGAGGCGGAGGGTGAGGAAGACGAGACCGAGGACACGGACGAGGAAGATGAAGAGGACGACGACGTTCCCGAGACCGCCGACGAGCTCGCGGACCTCTCCTACCGCGAGCTACAGTCGCTCGCGAAGGAACGGGACATCCAGGCCAACCTCAGTCGCGAGGAGCTAACCGAGGAGCTCAGCGACGTGCTCGGGATCGAGAACGAGAACGAGGACGAGGAGTAGGGCGATCGATCAGTCGGTCGGCGGCGCATCGGTACGCCGTTCGAGCGGCGATCCGCCGCACTCGACGCAGACGTACTGCCCGTCGGTCGTACGGGTCACTGGGGCGTTGCAGTCGATACACTTGATTCGTGCGCTGCGTGCTTCACGTGGATAGCGACTCATGGATCTGTAGAAGTGATGGGGCGCGTAGTCGGGTCGTCGAGCCACTCGCCGAGCGCGCCGAGCGCTTCTGCGACGCCCGACTGGGTCGGAATCTGGTAGCTGGCGTCCGTCTCGCCGGTGCCGACGTGAATGGCGATCCCCTCGGGCAGCACCGCGCGGAACGCCGACTCGTCGGTGGTGTCGTCGCCGATGTAGATCGGCAACCAGTCGTCGGGCTGGGACGCCGCGATCAGCGAGACGGCCATTCCCTTGTGCCAGCGGACCGCCGGACGGAGCTCGAGGATCTGCTTGCCGTCGGTACATCGGATTCCGCCGTCGCCGAAGCGTTCGACGCTCTCCTCGACCGCCTCGACGACCTCCTCGACCCGCTCGTCGGGCGTCTCGCGGAAGTGAACGGTCACGGTGGCCCCCTTGTCCTCGATCGCGGCCCCCTCGATCCGTGCGAGGCGGTCCTCGAGGTGCTCGACGATTCGCCGGAGCCGCCGGCGTCGTTTGACGGCGACCGGGTGGACCGTCGTCGAACCGTTCCGGTGGAGTTCGAGACCGTGGTTGCCCGCGTAGGCGAGTCCATCGATGCCGACGCGCTCGCGGACGTCGTCGAGCGCACGTCCGCTAACGACGGCGACGCGGACGCGATCGTGCTCTCGCAACGCCTCGAGCATCCGCCGGTTCTCGGGCGTGATCTCGGGGGCGTCGGGATCGGTCTCGATCGGCGCGAGCGTACCGTCGAAGTCCACACAGAGGACGAGTCCCGGCGCGTTCGCGATCCGCTCGTGGATCTCGTCTCGGTGGTCGTCAAACCGGGGGAGTGCGGCGGTCTCAGGCATGTTCGGAGACGATTTCGTCGCGGTTCCCCTCACAGTCCAGCGCCGCCGAGAGCACGTCGTCCATCCAGGCCACCAGGTCGTACGAGTTCACCCGTTCACGAAGGGTCGTCATGCGTTCGCGTCGCTCCTCCTCGGGGAGCGCCAGCGCTCGGTCGATGGCGTCGGCGACCCCCTGGGTGTCGTAGGGGTTGATCGTCACCGCGTCGTCACCGAGTTCCTCGTGGGCGCCCGCGAACTCGCTCAACAACAGGACGCCCTCGCTGTCGAGTTGGGCCGCGACGAACTCCTTGGCGACGAGGTTCATCCCGTCGCGAAGCGGCGTGACCAGCGCGAGGTCGCTATGTCTGTACAGCGCGTACAGCTCCTCCTTCGGGAGGTGTTCCTGGACGCGGATGATCGGCCGCCAGTCGTCGGTTCCGAACCGGTCGTTGACTCGCTCGATCGAGCGGTCGACCCGGTCCTGCAGGTGTTGGTAGGCCTCGATCTCCTCACGGCTCCCCGTCCCCTTCTGAACGTAGGTGAGATCGCCGCGCCGTTCGGGGTGGTCCTCGAAGAACCGTTCGAGCGCATCGATTCGCTCGGGGATCCCCTTGGTGTAGTCCAACCGATCGACGCCGAGTGCGATGGTCCGGTCCTCGAGTCGGTGGCGCCGTTCGAGATCCGGCCAGGCGTCGCGTTCGGCCAGATCGGTGATTCGACCGGCGTCGACCCCGAGCGGGAACGCCACGACGGTGGTGGTGTGGTCGTCGTAGGCGACCGCACCGTTCGAACGATCGACCGTCGCCTCGGGGACCGCCGCCTCGACGCAGTCGAGGAAGTTCCCGACGTACTCCGGGGTGTGAAAGACCAGCAGGTCGTTCGCGAGCAGGCTCGCGACGATCGTCTCGGCGGACGGACAGACGCGAAAGGTGTCCCACGTCGGCCACGGGATGTGCCAGAACTGCGTCAACACCGCGCCACCGACGTCGCCGCGGACCATCCGTGGAGCGAGTCCGAAGTGGTAGTCCTGAAACCAGATCAGGGCGTCGTCGTCATCGTCGATCCGATCGACCACGGCGTCGGCGAACCGACGGTTGACCTGCCGGTAGTGTTCGAAGTCGCGACCGTCACAGCGTGCGGTACCGATCATGCCGTGACAGAGCGGCCAGAGCGCGCGGTTGCTGTAGCCGTAGTAGTAGCCCTCGACGTCCTCCTCGGAGAGGCGGACCCGCGAGAGGGTGTAGGAGGGATCGTCCGGCGGGACGCGCACTCGTCCCTCCTCGTCGGCGACCTCGAAGTCGGCGTCGCCGTCGCCCCAGGCGATCCACGTCCCCTCCGCGCGCTGCATCACCGGATCGAGACCGGCAGTCAGCCCGCCGGCGGGACGGGAGACGGTGATCTCGCCGTCGTCGTAGTCGTGGGCGTACGGCTGGCGGTTCGAGACGACGACGAGGTCGCGATCCGAGAACGCGTCGGTAACGCGGTCGCTGAGCGCCGCCGATCCCGGGTTCGTCATGGACTGAGTTCTTCGGCGATGCGCTTCGTCGTCCGCGTTCGGTCGTCGAGATCGTCGATCGTGGTCCTCCCGGCGAGCAGGTCGACCATCGCGCCCGATGAGAGGCCGACCTCACCTTCGATCGTCTCGTTGATGCGTTCCATATGCTTCAGTACGGTATCGAGTGCGACCTCCCTTGTAGTTACGTACCCGATGGTAACGGCGCTGCTCGCCTCGCCGGCGCGCTGGCGACAGCGAAGCTCCCACCCATGGCTCGAGGACGGATCGGAACGCGGCGGACATCCCTCGCTTCGTACCGCGGAGATGGTGAACCGGTCGTCGTCCCGTCTGAACTCCATTCTGTCGGCGCTGAACTCCTTACGGAGCCAGTGACAGGGAAGGAGGACGTCGTCTGGCACGGGATTCATGACTTCTTCCGTTCTGAGTAGGACGCTCCTCCGGGTCGAACTTCTGCCTGCCATACCGTGGGATTTATATGATGATCGCCGGTTTTCATCTACCGATCTATATTTGTATCAAGTGATTTGGGATTGAATCTTCCTCTACACCCGCCGGAAACGGTGATATGGATGTGAAGAGGACGCGCACGCAGGCCTTCCGTATTTATCATGCAGTACCCCAGTAGATGACGACTCCACGTTCGACGATGGAGAAGATATGATGGATCAACCGAACATTGCAGTGGTCGTCATGGACACGGCTCGAGCGACGGACACCGTCCCGGCGGATCCCTCCCTGACGCCGACGCTCGCGGAGCTCGCGGATGAGGGGGTCGCCTACGAACGGGCGTTCACGAGTGCCCCGTGGACGCTGCCGTCGCACGCCTCGCTCTTTACGGGCACGTACTCGTCGAGGCACGGTGCCCACGGCGACCATACGTACCTCGAGGAGGAGTGGACGACGCTCGCGGAGGCGTTCTCGGCAGCGGGTTACGAGACGGTGGGAGTGTCGAGCAACACGTGGCTCACCGAGGAGTTCGGGTTCGCGCGCGGGTTCGAGTCGTTCTATCGGACCTGGCAGTTCATCCAGTCGGGCACCGACCTGGGAGAGCTCACCCGGATCAAACACTCGAGCGGAAAGGTCGACGCCTTCCTCTCGCGGCTGCTCGACGGGAACCCACTGGTGAACGGCGTGAACGCCTTCTACGACCAGTTCATCCGTGGAACGGACGACGACGGTGCCGAGCGAGCGACGAGCATGCTCGCCGACTGGCTCGGCGAGCGCGAGGGGGATCGCCCCTTCTTCTGCTTCGCGAACTACATCGAGCCCCACGTCGAGTACAGCCCGCCCCGTGAGGTCGCAGAACGGTTCCTCCCCGAGGGCAGCTACGAGACCGCACGCGAGATCAGACAGCAGCCACGCGCCTACGACGTCGACGAGTACGACCTCACCGAGACGGAGTTCTCGCTGCTGCGCGGACTCTATCGGGGAGAGCTCGCCTACCTCGACTCGCAGATCGCCTCGCTGCGCGAGGCGTTGATCGAGGCCGGCGAGTGGGAGGACACCGTGCTCGTGGTCTGTGGTGATCACGGCGAAAACATCGGCGATCACGGCTTCTTCGGACACCAGTACAACGTCTACGACACGCTGTTGCACGTCCCGCTGATCGTCCACGGCGAGGGGTTCGACCCCGCCGCGGGCGAGGACGAACTCGTTCAACTGCTCGACCTGTTCCCGACGCTGCTCGACGTCGCCGACCTCGACGCGCCGGCGGCCCGCGAGCAGGCACAGGGGCGGTCGTTGCTCGAGCGCGACGAGCCCCGCGAGGCGGTGTTCGCCGAGTACGTCGCCCCTCAGCCCTCGATGGAACAGCTCGAGGAGCGTTTCGGCGAGATCCCCGAGGCCGTCTACGAGTACGACCGCTCGCTGCGGGCGATCCGGACGGACGACTACAAGTATCTCCGCGCCTCCGACGGGCTCCAGGAGCTCTACGACGTCAAGCGCGACCCCCAGGAGACGGTCGACCTCGCGGATGACGAGCCGGCGCTGGTCGAGGAGTTCGACGACCGCCTCGACGCCTGGGTCGACTCCTTCGAGCACGCCGACGGCGGCGGCGAGGTAGAGATGACCGACGCCACCAAAGGCCGGCTTCGCGATCTGGGCTACCTATGAGCGATCGTCCAAACGTTCTCTTCCTGCTGACCGACCAGGAGCGCTACGACCTCACCCTCCCCGGCTCCCCCGTCGAGACCCCCAACCTGGATCGGTTGAGCGAGGAGGGAATGCGATTCACGCGGGCGTACACCCCGATCAGTATCTGCTCGAGCGCGCGGGCGTCGCTGCTCACGGGGCTCTACCCCCACAACCACGGGATGCTGAACAACTCCCACGAGTCCGACGCGATCCAGCCGAACCTCCCGACGGAGCTGCCGACGTTCGGGGAGTTGCTCTCGGAGGCGGGCTACACGAACGCCTACGTCGGCAAGTGGCACGTCGGGCGCGATCAGGGGCCCGAGGACTTCGGCTTCGAGTACCGCGGCGGGGCCGATCGTCACCACGACGCCGACCTGGCGGGCGACTTCGAGGCCCACCGGGAGGAACTCGGTGTCGACGTGGACGAGGGGAACCTCGAGGATCGGATCTACACGGGCGGCGAGCGGCCGACGCTCGTCGCCGCTACCGACCCGGTGCCGGTCGAGGCCACGCGCCCGTACTACATCGCACAGCAGGCGATCGAACGCCTGCGAAGCGGGTTCGAGGAGCCGTTCTTCCTCCGGGCGGACCTCTACGGACCACACCACCCCTACGTCGTTCCCGAGCCGTACGCCTCGATGTACGACCCCGACGAGATCGAACGCCCCGAGAGCTACGCGGAGACGTTCGAGGGCAAACCGGCCGTCCACGAGCAGTACCTCCGTTACCGCGGGGCCGACGCGCTCGACTGGGAGACGTGGACCGAAGCGATCGCGAAGTACTGGGGGTTCACCACGCTGATCGACGACCAGGCCGGCCGGATCCTCGACGCCCTCGAGGAGGAGGGGCTCGACGACGCGATGGTGATCCACGGCTCGGATCACGGCGACTTCACGGGAGCCCACCGTCAGTTCAACAAGGGGCCGCTGATGTACGAGGACACCTACCGGATCCCGTTGCAGGTACGCTGGCCGGACGTCGTCGAGGCCAGCTCCGTTTGTGAAGAGTTCGTCTCGCTGCACGACCTGATGCCGACGTTCGTCGATCTGGCCGAAGCGGAGATCCCCGACGTCGATGGCCGGTCGATCCGGCCGCTGCTCTCCGGGGACGTCCCCGAGGACTGGCCCGACGCACACTTCGCGCAGTACCACGGCGACGAGTTCGGCCTCTACTCCCAGCGGATGCTCCGGGCGGAACGCTACAAGTACGTCCACAACGGTCCAGACCGCAACGAGCTCTACGACCTCGAGGCCGACCCCGCCGAACTGAACAACCTGATCGACCACCCCGCGTACGAGGACGTCCGGACGGACCTCGAAGGGCGGCTGCTCGAACGGATGCGCGAGACCGGCGACCCGCTCGCACGCTGGAGCGCGAACGTGCTCGGCTGAGCGGACGGAACGGTGGGCTTTTTAGCGAGCGCGCGCGGAGCCTCGCGCATGTACACACTGTCCTCACCGGGACCGACGCTGGGAGTGGTCGGCGGCGGCCAACTCGGCCGGATGATGGCCGAGGCGGCCGCCCCGCTCGGCGTCGAGCTGCTCGTCCTCGATCCGACCCCCGACTGTCCCGCCGCGCCGGTCGCGCGCGACCAGATCGTTGCCGACTTCGACGACCCGGAGGCGATCCGTGAGCTCGTGAAACGGTCTGACGCGCTGACCTTCGAGATCGAGCTCGCGGACCCCGACGTGCTCGAGTCGGCCGGCGAGGAACGCGACGTTCCCGTCGAACCCTCGCCCGACACGCTGCGGACGATCCAGGACAAGCTCGTCCAGAAGCGGGCGCTCGTGGACGCGGGGATCGCCGTCCCCGAGTTCCGGGCCGTCTCGGACGCCGAGGACCTGCGCGACGCGCTCTCGGAACTCGGCGGCGAGGCGATGGTGAAGGCGCGCCGGGGCGGCTACGACGGTCGAGGGAACGCCCCGATCGACGACCCCGCCGACGCCGAGGCGACCCTCGAGGAGATCGGCGGCGAGGCGATGGTCGAGGAGATGATCGAGTTCGACCGCGAGCTGTCGGTGATCGGCGTCAAAGGAGAAGGAGAGATCGCGACGTACGTCGTCGGCGAGAACGTCCACGAGGAGGAGATCCTCCGCGAGACCGTGGTTCCGGCCCGTACCGACGAGGCGATCCGCGAGCGGGCACAGTCGGTCGCCCGTGACGTGCTCTCGCTGATGGACGGCCGCGGGACCTACGGGATCGAGCTGTTCGAGTGGGACGGGGAGATCCTCGTCAACGAGATCGCCCCGCGTCCGCACAACTCGGGTCACTGGACGATCGAGGGCGCCGACAGCTCGCAGTTCGAACAGCACGTTCGGGCCGTGCTGGGACTACCGCTTGGTTCGACGGCGCTTCGCGATCCCGTCGTGAGCAAGAACCTCCTCGGCGACGAGCAGCGGGCCCGCGAGGCGCGCCTGTCGGGCGGCGAACAGCTGCTGGCCGAGCCGTCCGTCCACCTCCACTGGTACGGCAAACGCGAGGTGCGTCCGTTGCGGAAGATGGGCCACTTCACCGTGCTCGGCGAGGAGAACGACTCGCTCGACGAGCTACTCGAGTCGGCACGTACATACCGACGGTACGTCGAGTTCGAAGCATGACGACCGAGGGCGTCCGCGGACTGATCGAGGATCTCGAACGGGAGGCAAAGCGCGAGCGCGAACCCGAAGAGCGTCCCGAGGTGGGGATCGTGATGGGCAGCGACTCGGACCTCGAGACGATGTTCGGCGCCTACGAGGCGCTGGTCGAACTGGGGTTCGAGGAGCTGACCGACTACGACGATCCGCCAGCGGCGCGCTTCACCTTCGAGACGTACGTCGTCTCGGCCCATCGCACCCCGAAGCTGATGGACGCCTACGCGAGCACCGCCTCCGATCGGGGCCTCGACGTGATCATCGCCGGCGCGGGCGGCAAGTCGGCGGACCTGCCGAACATGACCGCCTCGCTCGCCTACCCCGTTCCGACCATCGGCGTCCCGGTCCAGGAAAAGTCGGTCGACTCCGTGATCGGGATGCCGACGGGCGCGCCGCTCGTGGCGGTCGACGCCGGCAAGTCGTTCAACGCCGCGCTGTCGGCGGTCCAGATCGTCGCTCGCGAGCACGAGGAGCTGCGCGATAGACTGCTCGAGTACCACCGCGATCTCCAGGAGGACGTCGCGGCGGTCTCGCGCGAGCTTCACGAGTCGGGAACCCCTGCCTTCCGGGAGCGATCCGACCGGTAAGGCTTGCCATGGACGGGTACGAGATCGCAGCAATGAACGCGCTTATAGTGGTGGGATTCAAAGCCTCGAACGTTA comes from the Halalkalicoccus sp. CG83 genome and includes:
- a CDS encoding sulfatase, whose translation is MDQPNIAVVVMDTARATDTVPADPSLTPTLAELADEGVAYERAFTSAPWTLPSHASLFTGTYSSRHGAHGDHTYLEEEWTTLAEAFSAAGYETVGVSSNTWLTEEFGFARGFESFYRTWQFIQSGTDLGELTRIKHSSGKVDAFLSRLLDGNPLVNGVNAFYDQFIRGTDDDGAERATSMLADWLGEREGDRPFFCFANYIEPHVEYSPPREVAERFLPEGSYETAREIRQQPRAYDVDEYDLTETEFSLLRGLYRGELAYLDSQIASLREALIEAGEWEDTVLVVCGDHGENIGDHGFFGHQYNVYDTLLHVPLIVHGEGFDPAAGEDELVQLLDLFPTLLDVADLDAPAAREQAQGRSLLERDEPREAVFAEYVAPQPSMEQLEERFGEIPEAVYEYDRSLRAIRTDDYKYLRASDGLQELYDVKRDPQETVDLADDEPALVEEFDDRLDAWVDSFEHADGGGEVEMTDATKGRLRDLGYL
- a CDS encoding sulfatase-like hydrolase/transferase, whose amino-acid sequence is MSDRPNVLFLLTDQERYDLTLPGSPVETPNLDRLSEEGMRFTRAYTPISICSSARASLLTGLYPHNHGMLNNSHESDAIQPNLPTELPTFGELLSEAGYTNAYVGKWHVGRDQGPEDFGFEYRGGADRHHDADLAGDFEAHREELGVDVDEGNLEDRIYTGGERPTLVAATDPVPVEATRPYYIAQQAIERLRSGFEEPFFLRADLYGPHHPYVVPEPYASMYDPDEIERPESYAETFEGKPAVHEQYLRYRGADALDWETWTEAIAKYWGFTTLIDDQAGRILDALEEEGLDDAMVIHGSDHGDFTGAHRQFNKGPLMYEDTYRIPLQVRWPDVVEASSVCEEFVSLHDLMPTFVDLAEAEIPDVDGRSIRPLLSGDVPEDWPDAHFAQYHGDEFGLYSQRMLRAERYKYVHNGPDRNELYDLEADPAELNNLIDHPAYEDVRTDLEGRLLERMRETGDPLARWSANVLG
- a CDS encoding carboxypeptidase-like regulatory domain-containing protein; protein product: MSETNNGDDDTGSSMLESVDTEELLEGTKLEDAVDEDDKNLGEAIGRAIGAIIGRQIGELVGRMVTERLRGGSKEDEEEETHELTVSVENEDGDPVENATVTVEDEDSGLLGSLIGGGETDETDEDGEVTLQLQSGDYTIEADAEGGSAEDEMTIEGDDEAVSLTIEEEGDEDEEDEGEEEETGDEDEDEGEGESDVDEEEGTEDEDEREETEEDEESEEDEDGDDDEPEDDEDEEDEGDEEDEDDEEEGEDENGNEDDEDEE
- the otsB gene encoding trehalose-phosphatase, giving the protein MPETAALPRFDDHRDEIHERIANAPGLVLCVDFDGTLAPIETDPDAPEITPENRRMLEALREHDRVRVAVVSGRALDDVRERVGIDGLAYAGNHGLELHRNGSTTVHPVAVKRRRRLRRIVEHLEDRLARIEGAAIEDKGATVTVHFRETPDERVEEVVEAVEESVERFGDGGIRCTDGKQILELRPAVRWHKGMAVSLIAASQPDDWLPIYIGDDTTDESAFRAVLPEGIAIHVGTGETDASYQIPTQSGVAEALGALGEWLDDPTTRPITSTDP
- a CDS encoding alpha,alpha-trehalose-phosphate synthase (UDP-forming), with the translated sequence MTNPGSAALSDRVTDAFSDRDLVVVSNRQPYAHDYDDGEITVSRPAGGLTAGLDPVMQRAEGTWIAWGDGDADFEVADEEGRVRVPPDDPSYTLSRVRLSEEDVEGYYYGYSNRALWPLCHGMIGTARCDGRDFEHYRQVNRRFADAVVDRIDDDDDALIWFQDYHFGLAPRMVRGDVGGAVLTQFWHIPWPTWDTFRVCPSAETIVASLLANDLLVFHTPEYVGNFLDCVEAAVPEATVDRSNGAVAYDDHTTTVVAFPLGVDAGRITDLAERDAWPDLERRHRLEDRTIALGVDRLDYTKGIPERIDALERFFEDHPERRGDLTYVQKGTGSREEIEAYQHLQDRVDRSIERVNDRFGTDDWRPIIRVQEHLPKEELYALYRHSDLALVTPLRDGMNLVAKEFVAAQLDSEGVLLLSEFAGAHEELGDDAVTINPYDTQGVADAIDRALALPEEERRERMTTLRERVNSYDLVAWMDDVLSAALDCEGNRDEIVSEHA
- a CDS encoding 5-(carboxyamino)imidazole ribonucleotide synthase, coding for MYTLSSPGPTLGVVGGGQLGRMMAEAAAPLGVELLVLDPTPDCPAAPVARDQIVADFDDPEAIRELVKRSDALTFEIELADPDVLESAGEERDVPVEPSPDTLRTIQDKLVQKRALVDAGIAVPEFRAVSDAEDLRDALSELGGEAMVKARRGGYDGRGNAPIDDPADAEATLEEIGGEAMVEEMIEFDRELSVIGVKGEGEIATYVVGENVHEEEILRETVVPARTDEAIRERAQSVARDVLSLMDGRGTYGIELFEWDGEILVNEIAPRPHNSGHWTIEGADSSQFEQHVRAVLGLPLGSTALRDPVVSKNLLGDEQRAREARLSGGEQLLAEPSVHLHWYGKREVRPLRKMGHFTVLGEENDSLDELLESARTYRRYVEFEA
- the purE gene encoding 5-(carboxyamino)imidazole ribonucleotide mutase, with protein sequence MTTEGVRGLIEDLEREAKREREPEERPEVGIVMGSDSDLETMFGAYEALVELGFEELTDYDDPPAARFTFETYVVSAHRTPKLMDAYASTASDRGLDVIIAGAGGKSADLPNMTASLAYPVPTIGVPVQEKSVDSVIGMPTGAPLVAVDAGKSFNAALSAVQIVAREHEELRDRLLEYHRDLQEDVAAVSRELHESGTPAFRERSDR